In one window of Synechococcus sp. M16CYN DNA:
- a CDS encoding alpha/beta fold hydrolase, translating into MTPLILIHGFWDHPRLFHRLIQYLDQPQQDLLAPHLRHGLGEVPLRQLAHQLNMQIHDRFGAKTTVNLLGFSMGGIVGRIWLQELEGACRTHHFFSVGSPHQGTITALPIPHLLLPGAADMKIGSQLLLDLRKTSNQLSSVRCRSFFCRWDLIVCPGWRAVLPTGSAQEIPVWTHQQLMTHPTSLKILSGALCEA; encoded by the coding sequence ATGACTCCTCTCATCTTGATTCATGGTTTTTGGGACCACCCACGACTCTTTCATCGATTGATTCAGTATTTGGATCAACCTCAGCAAGATCTTCTCGCACCCCATCTCAGGCACGGTCTTGGGGAGGTTCCCCTGCGTCAGTTAGCACATCAGTTAAATATGCAGATTCACGACCGCTTTGGTGCAAAGACAACGGTGAATCTATTGGGGTTTTCTATGGGTGGAATCGTAGGTCGGATTTGGCTTCAAGAGTTAGAGGGGGCTTGCCGGACTCACCATTTTTTCAGTGTTGGTAGTCCACATCAGGGCACCATCACTGCCTTGCCCATTCCACACTTATTGTTGCCAGGTGCTGCTGATATGAAGATTGGCAGCCAACTTCTCCTCGACCTTCGCAAAACTTCTAATCAGTTATCATCTGTGCGGTGCCGTAGCTTTTTCTGCCGTTGGGATCTGATTGTGTGTCCTGGATGGCGTGCTGTACTTCCAACGGGATCAGCCCAAGAGATACCAGTGTGGACGCATCAACAGCTGATGACACACCCAACCTCGCTGAAAATTCTGAGTGGAGCACTGTGTGAGGCTTAA
- a CDS encoding M3 family metallopeptidase produces the protein MSSSPSPLQSGEGIPEFNAITPKQIKRDIPLILKQVDDAFSAHETNLRSILDSGGSPDWITVVEPLWEICERLRWSWGVVSHLNGVCHSKELRAAHAEQQPKVVRLSNRLGQSQILYLAFSRLLDSSAQILSPTQSRILHSELLSMRHRGVALGSHDKAKFNEVSERLAFLSNQFSNHVLDATQQWTLKLTQAEEVAGLPQRALRILAAAAQDSGEDQATATDGPWLLGLDMPRYLPFLTYADNRKLRETIYKARVGLASSGDHDNRALIEEILSLRHQQAIRLGYAHWADMSLASKMADDVDAVEALLEELRSAAFPAAELELNDLRALAQRHEALEAGELAQWDLPYWSEKLRKERFDLDQERLRSWFPLPQVLNGLFGLCNRLFGVTVESADGDAPVWHDDVRYFHVKQNSTPIASFYLDPYSRPTSKRGGAWMDECLGRRIKADGTYALPVAYLICNQTPPVGETPSLMSFEEVETLFHEFGHGLQHMLTKVDEPKAAGINNIEWDAVELPSQFMENWCLDRATLMGMARHWQTGESLPEEEFHKLRRNRTFNSGLGTLRQVHLALSDLRLHSRWTPELGLTPNQIQRDIARTTTVIPPIPEDQFLCAFSHVFAGGYSAGYYSYKWAEVLSADAFAAFEDAGLDDEKQVQYTGALFRDTVLGLGGSCSPAEIFEAFRGRPASTEALIRHSGLVEPGMK, from the coding sequence ATGTCTTCGTCCCCCTCACCTCTCCAAAGTGGCGAAGGAATACCTGAGTTCAATGCCATTACCCCAAAACAGATCAAGCGCGATATACCGCTAATTTTGAAGCAAGTCGATGACGCCTTTAGCGCTCATGAAACTAATCTTCGGTCCATTCTTGATAGTGGAGGCAGTCCAGACTGGATTACAGTCGTTGAGCCGTTGTGGGAAATATGCGAGCGTCTACGATGGAGTTGGGGAGTTGTATCTCATCTCAATGGGGTCTGTCATTCAAAGGAACTCCGTGCTGCTCATGCCGAGCAGCAGCCTAAGGTGGTGCGCCTTAGCAATCGGCTAGGACAGAGCCAAATTCTGTATTTAGCGTTTAGTCGCCTTTTGGATAGCTCGGCTCAAATTCTCTCGCCGACTCAATCAAGAATTCTTCACTCTGAGCTGCTGTCCATGCGGCACCGAGGTGTTGCGTTAGGTAGCCATGATAAAGCCAAGTTCAACGAAGTCAGTGAAAGATTGGCGTTTCTTTCGAACCAATTTAGTAACCATGTTTTAGATGCAACGCAACAGTGGACCTTGAAATTGACCCAAGCCGAGGAGGTTGCCGGCCTTCCACAACGCGCCCTCAGAATTTTGGCAGCAGCAGCACAAGATTCCGGAGAGGATCAAGCTACGGCTACTGATGGCCCATGGCTACTCGGGCTTGATATGCCTCGTTACCTACCGTTCCTTACTTATGCTGACAATCGCAAACTTCGAGAAACTATATACAAAGCGCGTGTGGGATTAGCCAGCAGCGGCGATCATGACAACCGCGCACTAATCGAAGAGATCCTTAGCCTTCGACATCAGCAAGCCATTCGCTTGGGTTACGCCCATTGGGCGGACATGAGCCTTGCCAGCAAAATGGCAGACGATGTTGATGCAGTGGAAGCGTTGCTCGAAGAGTTGCGTTCCGCAGCATTCCCTGCTGCCGAACTCGAACTGAATGATCTACGAGCACTTGCCCAGCGACACGAGGCTCTAGAAGCAGGGGAATTGGCCCAGTGGGATCTGCCCTACTGGAGTGAAAAACTACGCAAGGAACGTTTTGACCTTGACCAGGAGAGATTACGTTCTTGGTTCCCTCTCCCACAGGTATTGAATGGCCTATTTGGTCTTTGCAATCGTCTATTTGGCGTGACCGTTGAGTCTGCTGACGGTGATGCTCCTGTCTGGCACGATGATGTGCGTTATTTTCACGTCAAACAAAACAGCACCCCAATCGCCTCTTTTTATTTGGATCCCTACAGCCGACCTACAAGCAAACGTGGCGGGGCTTGGATGGATGAGTGCTTGGGGCGGCGAATCAAAGCCGATGGCACCTATGCTTTACCTGTGGCTTATTTAATTTGTAATCAGACGCCACCGGTCGGGGAAACGCCAAGCTTGATGAGTTTCGAGGAAGTGGAAACGCTGTTCCATGAGTTTGGCCATGGACTTCAGCATATGCTTACCAAGGTTGATGAACCTAAAGCCGCCGGTATTAACAATATTGAGTGGGATGCAGTCGAGCTTCCAAGTCAATTTATGGAGAACTGGTGTCTAGACCGAGCAACCCTAATGGGTATGGCCCGCCATTGGCAGACGGGCGAATCACTGCCCGAAGAGGAATTTCATAAACTCCGAAGGAACCGCACATTCAACTCTGGTTTGGGAACCCTGCGTCAAGTGCACCTTGCCTTAAGCGATCTACGTTTGCATAGTCGCTGGACCCCTGAACTTGGTCTCACCCCTAATCAAATACAGCGTGACATAGCTCGGACTACCACAGTGATACCACCAATCCCCGAGGATCAATTCCTCTGTGCCTTCAGCCATGTTTTCGCTGGTGGTTATTCAGCTGGGTACTACTCATACAAGTGGGCTGAAGTACTAAGTGCCGATGCATTTGCAGCCTTTGAGGACGCTGGCCTTGACGACGAAAAACAAGTTCAATACACGGGAGCTCTCTTCCGCGATACTGTGCTTGGCCTTGGAGGCAGTTGCTCTCCGGCTGAAATATTTGAGGCTTTCCGCGGACGTCCGGCTAGTACAGAAGCGTTAATCCGCCACTCGGGTCTAGTCGAGCCTGGAATGAAGTGA
- a CDS encoding ROK family protein translates to MRSDQVIGVDLGGMAIKFARFHRDGELLQQLQIPTPQPAIPGAVTMALCEGIEQIDPRHHAPLVGVGLPGPMDATARVARTCINLPGWKEVPLADWLESRLQRRVTLANDGSCAIVGELWRGAAKNLTDVVLLTLGTGVGGGVVLGGKLFTGYNGAGAELGLIGIQPDGPSCNSGNRGSLEQFASSTALRRLYDQDPRELNKRADAGDPDIQAVWEQYGQNLGIGIASLIYIFTPQCVLVGGGLAAAASHFLPAVRREVKKRVHTVSREGLRIEACALGNGAGRLGAARLALQRLTDTSQ, encoded by the coding sequence ATGCGATCTGATCAGGTCATCGGCGTCGATCTAGGTGGTATGGCCATCAAGTTCGCAAGGTTTCACCGCGACGGTGAGTTGCTTCAACAATTACAAATTCCAACTCCGCAACCAGCGATTCCTGGGGCCGTGACGATGGCACTATGTGAAGGGATCGAGCAGATCGATCCCCGGCATCATGCGCCTCTTGTCGGAGTTGGTTTACCGGGTCCAATGGATGCAACAGCGCGTGTTGCGCGCACTTGTATCAATCTGCCTGGCTGGAAAGAAGTTCCCCTTGCAGACTGGTTAGAGTCTCGCTTGCAGCGGCGAGTTACTCTTGCTAATGACGGCAGTTGCGCCATTGTGGGGGAATTGTGGCGCGGTGCAGCTAAAAACCTCACAGATGTTGTGTTGCTTACCCTTGGGACCGGGGTCGGTGGCGGTGTTGTTTTAGGCGGCAAACTATTTACGGGATACAACGGTGCAGGTGCTGAACTCGGTTTGATTGGAATTCAGCCAGACGGTCCAAGTTGTAATAGTGGTAATCGGGGCTCGTTAGAGCAGTTTGCTAGTAGCACTGCGCTGCGTCGTCTCTATGATCAAGATCCTCGCGAGTTGAACAAGCGTGCTGACGCCGGCGATCCTGACATACAGGCCGTTTGGGAACAATACGGACAGAACCTCGGCATTGGGATTGCGTCTCTTATTTATATCTTTACGCCGCAATGCGTACTGGTGGGTGGTGGTCTTGCTGCTGCCGCTTCTCATTTTCTTCCTGCCGTACGTCGAGAGGTGAAGAAGCGCGTGCATACGGTTTCTCGTGAAGGACTTCGCATAGAAGCATGTGCCCTTGGTAATGGTGCTGGCCGCCTAGGAGCTGCTCGACTCGCTTTACAGCGGTTGACTGATACGTCGCAGTAA
- a CDS encoding NAD(P)H-quinone oxidoreductase subunit 4 translates to MSGGMRQIADTGAAFPWLSLIILLPAVSALILPLLPAQENKSSPWPRNIALSVLLVDLLLMMGVLATRFDPTFSGIALVERVNWVPYIGLEWSLGVDGLSAPLVVLSGLVTLLSVGASWTIERKSRLYFALLLVQASAQSLVFLSQDFLLFFLAWELELVPVYLLIAIWGGQNRQYAATKFILYTAVASLLILISGLALALSGDTFTLNLSELISRSAGGSFGLLCYLGFLVGFGVKLPMFPLHTWLPDAHGEANAPVSMLLAGVLLKMGGYALLRFNVQMLPEVHQILAPALVVLGIVNIVYGALNAFAQDNVKRRIAFSSVSHMGFVLVGIGAVDALGISGAMLQMVSHGLIAAAMFFITGVFYERTKTLSIPNMGGLAKALPITFAFFLASSLASLALPGMSGFISEITVFLGITSQEAFTSTFRSITIISAAVGLVLTPMYLLSMCRRVFFGPRIPALASVEDMRPRELVIGLSLLVPTLVIGIWPRIAMDLYEASTDAIALPLLI, encoded by the coding sequence ATGAGTGGTGGGATGCGGCAAATTGCTGATACAGGCGCGGCCTTTCCCTGGCTTTCCCTGATCATTCTGTTGCCGGCTGTATCAGCATTGATCCTGCCGTTGTTGCCAGCCCAAGAAAATAAATCCTCTCCTTGGCCGCGCAACATCGCCCTTAGCGTTCTTTTGGTGGATCTTCTCCTCATGATGGGAGTTCTGGCCACTCGATTCGACCCAACCTTTTCCGGTATTGCACTGGTGGAGCGCGTAAACTGGGTGCCCTACATTGGACTGGAGTGGTCCCTTGGTGTAGACGGTCTCTCGGCGCCGCTAGTAGTGCTTAGTGGACTAGTCACCTTGCTGTCGGTTGGTGCGAGCTGGACAATTGAACGCAAATCACGCCTCTATTTCGCGCTGCTGCTAGTTCAGGCTTCAGCTCAAAGCCTTGTCTTCCTCTCTCAAGATTTCCTCCTTTTCTTCTTGGCTTGGGAGCTTGAGCTAGTTCCGGTATATCTACTAATTGCGATTTGGGGAGGTCAGAATCGTCAGTACGCGGCAACCAAGTTTATCTTGTATACCGCCGTCGCTTCATTACTGATTTTGATTAGTGGCCTTGCCTTGGCACTATCAGGAGATACTTTCACCCTGAATTTAAGCGAACTTATTTCTCGTTCGGCCGGCGGCAGTTTTGGGCTGCTTTGTTATCTCGGATTCCTGGTCGGATTTGGCGTAAAATTACCAATGTTCCCTCTCCATACATGGCTTCCTGATGCTCATGGTGAGGCGAATGCCCCGGTGTCCATGCTGCTAGCCGGTGTTCTGCTTAAAATGGGCGGCTACGCTCTGCTGCGTTTTAACGTGCAGATGCTCCCGGAAGTCCACCAGATTCTTGCTCCGGCGTTAGTAGTTCTAGGAATCGTAAACATTGTGTATGGCGCTCTTAATGCATTTGCACAAGACAATGTGAAACGACGGATCGCTTTCAGCTCTGTTAGTCACATGGGTTTCGTTTTGGTGGGAATTGGCGCTGTTGATGCACTCGGCATCAGCGGAGCCATGCTTCAGATGGTGAGTCATGGTCTTATTGCAGCCGCAATGTTTTTTATTACAGGTGTGTTTTATGAACGCACTAAAACTCTTTCCATTCCAAATATGGGCGGTCTCGCTAAGGCATTGCCGATTACGTTTGCTTTCTTCTTGGCCAGTTCTCTGGCGTCCTTGGCTCTTCCAGGAATGAGTGGCTTTATCAGTGAAATAACCGTATTTCTTGGTATTACCAGCCAGGAAGCTTTCACTTCTACATTTCGTTCCATCACGATTATCTCGGCCGCAGTTGGCTTGGTGCTAACGCCGATGTACCTACTCTCGATGTGTCGTCGGGTCTTTTTCGGTCCGCGAATCCCAGCACTGGCTAGTGTGGAGGATATGCGCCCACGCGAATTAGTGATTGGGTTGAGCTTGCTTGTTCCCACCCTCGTTATTGGTATTTGGCCACGAATCGCAATGGACCTTTATGAAGCCTCCACGGATGCTATTGCACTACCGCTCCTTATCTAA
- the thrB gene encoding homoserine kinase, which translates to MVLPRIGQTVVVEVPATTANLGPGFDCLGVALDLNNRFVMRRIEGGGERFELIIEGSEGSHLRGGPENLVYRAAQRVWKAAGLEPVALEARVRLAVPPARGLGSSATAIVAGLIGANALVGEPLNKEKLLELAIDIEGHPDNVVPSLLGGLCMTAKAASQRWRVVRCEWMNSVKIVVAIPSIRLSTSEARRAMPKAIPVSDAVVNLGALTLLLQGLRTGNGDLISDGMHDRLHEPYRWRLIKGGDQVKRAAMGAGAWGCAISGAGPSVLALCRESNGITVSRAMVKAWEAAGVASRAPVLNVQITGSHWQPANDE; encoded by the coding sequence ATGGTACTGCCGCGTATCGGGCAGACAGTGGTGGTCGAAGTACCGGCAACCACTGCCAACCTCGGCCCTGGCTTTGACTGCCTTGGTGTTGCTCTCGATTTGAATAATCGTTTTGTTATGCGAAGGATAGAAGGCGGAGGAGAACGATTTGAGCTGATTATCGAAGGGAGCGAAGGCAGTCATCTCCGTGGCGGACCAGAAAATTTGGTTTATCGGGCCGCGCAAAGAGTTTGGAAAGCTGCAGGACTAGAACCAGTCGCCTTGGAGGCACGCGTACGACTTGCTGTGCCCCCAGCTCGGGGGTTGGGCAGTAGTGCAACTGCGATTGTGGCTGGATTAATAGGCGCCAATGCTCTCGTGGGAGAACCACTAAATAAAGAAAAGTTGTTGGAACTAGCGATTGATATTGAAGGTCATCCAGATAACGTGGTGCCTTCACTGCTCGGAGGCCTCTGCATGACAGCAAAAGCAGCCTCACAACGCTGGCGTGTGGTGCGCTGCGAATGGATGAATTCGGTGAAAATTGTGGTTGCTATCCCCTCAATCCGACTCAGTACCAGTGAAGCTAGGCGTGCTATGCCTAAAGCCATCCCGGTAAGCGATGCGGTCGTAAACCTCGGTGCGCTGACTCTACTGCTTCAGGGGCTGCGCACTGGCAATGGCGATCTGATCTCTGATGGCATGCATGATCGTTTGCACGAGCCCTATCGATGGCGTCTGATTAAGGGAGGTGACCAAGTGAAACGAGCTGCGATGGGGGCCGGAGCCTGGGGGTGCGCCATCAGCGGAGCAGGGCCAAGCGTCTTGGCTCTATGCAGGGAAAGTAATGGAATAACTGTGAGTCGGGCAATGGTTAAAGCTTGGGAAGCCGCTGGCGTAGCCAGCAGAGCTCCAGTGTTGAATGTGCAGATCACTGGTAGTCATTGGCAACCAGCAAATGATGAGTAG
- a CDS encoding glutamate-5-semialdehyde dehydrogenase: protein MTNVPEPSIELFARARAVRLATVDLVQTNNGQRVRALQLMGNALAERSASIVAANQEDLDRSAAEGLSPAFMARLKLDEKKLASAIDGIQKVVTLPDPLGRRQLHRELDDGLVLERVTVPLGVVGVIFEARPDAVVQIASLAIRSGNGALLKGGNEARCTNKVVMNALKAGLDASEISSDTLTLLTTRRESLALLRLNGLVDLIIPRGSNKFIRFIQDNTRIPILGHADGICHLYVDAAANIEKAIRVAVDSKTQYPAACNAIETLLVHHDIASAFLSDAVPAFQAAGVTLRGDAASQAFGISESASEEDWDTEYLDLTLAVRIVGDFAEATEHIRRYGSRHTEVILTEDLIVAERFFATVDSAGVYHNCSSRFADGFRYGFGAEIGISTQTLPPRGPVGLEGLVTYRYQLRGDGHVAADYANGDRSFTHNDLPL from the coding sequence ATGACCAACGTTCCAGAGCCTTCAATCGAGCTGTTTGCACGAGCTAGGGCCGTCCGGTTGGCCACCGTCGATCTAGTACAGACTAATAACGGCCAACGAGTCAGAGCGTTGCAATTAATGGGCAATGCACTAGCTGAACGTTCAGCATCGATTGTGGCGGCCAATCAGGAGGATTTGGACCGTTCTGCTGCCGAAGGATTATCTCCGGCTTTTATGGCACGTCTAAAGCTGGATGAGAAGAAGCTTGCTTCAGCAATTGATGGAATACAAAAAGTGGTCACGCTGCCCGATCCACTCGGTCGTCGACAACTGCATAGGGAACTCGACGACGGACTTGTATTAGAACGCGTTACGGTTCCTCTCGGTGTGGTGGGCGTAATTTTTGAAGCTCGTCCCGATGCAGTAGTTCAAATAGCTTCGTTGGCAATTCGTTCTGGTAACGGCGCCCTACTCAAAGGAGGCAACGAGGCCCGTTGCACCAACAAGGTAGTGATGAATGCTTTGAAAGCAGGCTTAGACGCCAGTGAAATCTCATCGGATACCCTCACCCTACTCACCACGCGACGAGAAAGTTTGGCGTTACTCCGGCTTAATGGTTTAGTAGATCTCATTATTCCGCGGGGAAGTAACAAGTTCATTCGCTTCATTCAAGACAACACTCGCATTCCCATACTTGGTCACGCAGATGGCATCTGTCATCTGTATGTAGATGCAGCTGCGAATATAGAAAAAGCTATTCGTGTTGCAGTGGATAGCAAAACCCAGTACCCAGCTGCTTGCAATGCGATCGAAACACTTTTAGTGCATCACGATATTGCATCTGCTTTCTTATCGGATGCTGTGCCGGCTTTTCAGGCCGCCGGCGTCACCCTTCGCGGAGATGCAGCAAGTCAAGCTTTTGGCATATCAGAAAGCGCCAGTGAAGAAGATTGGGATACAGAGTACCTCGATCTGACTCTAGCAGTGCGAATTGTAGGTGACTTTGCAGAAGCCACCGAGCACATTCGTCGGTATGGCTCCCGCCATACCGAGGTAATCTTGACAGAAGATTTGATTGTGGCGGAGCGCTTCTTTGCAACAGTGGACAGTGCAGGCGTGTACCATAACTGTTCGAGTCGATTTGCCGATGGTTTTCGTTATGGTTTTGGCGCTGAAATTGGAATCAGTACCCAAACCTTACCGCCAAGAGGACCGGTGGGACTCGAAGGTTTGGTGACGTATCGCTACCAGCTGCGTGGTGATGGCCACGTTGCGGCAGACTATGCTAACGGAGACCGTTCCTTTACCCATAACGATCTACCACTCTGA
- a CDS encoding dihydroneopterin aldolase, with the protein MDSIHINDLRLWAHVGILERERRDGQWFRLDLRFELDLGPAVVSDNLDNSLDYSLVIRTLQSLARKINCLTVEHFSEQVLNRIERLYGPIPVGLRLTKCAAPVPGFSGLVAVERQRHGGYLPTL; encoded by the coding sequence ATTGACTCAATTCACATTAATGATTTAAGACTTTGGGCGCACGTTGGCATACTCGAACGTGAGCGTCGTGACGGGCAGTGGTTCCGTTTAGATCTACGCTTCGAGCTAGATCTTGGCCCAGCAGTTGTTTCTGACAACCTAGACAACAGCCTGGATTACAGCCTGGTGATTAGAACGCTGCAGAGCTTGGCTCGAAAAATTAACTGTCTCACTGTTGAGCATTTCAGTGAACAAGTTCTCAATCGGATTGAGCGTCTATACGGTCCTATCCCTGTTGGGCTGCGTTTGACCAAATGCGCAGCACCGGTACCTGGCTTCAGCGGGCTTGTAGCCGTAGAACGACAGAGACACGGCGGCTATCTACCAACTTTATGA